Proteins encoded together in one Pseudoalteromonas xiamenensis window:
- a CDS encoding response regulator: MENYGTILLVEDDASLAQWVAEYLTNQGYQTFCCPRGDLAVEEVKKLNPDIVLLDVMLPGQDGISVCRSLRQFYHKPILMMTAKDEEMDEVIGLEVGASDYIIKPVRPRALLARIKSSMRPAAENEPLKSNNKTIAIGGLIIDTEARKVLLKGEEINISTSEYLLLSFLASNAGEVLSRDAVFKATKGREYDGLDRSVDVLISALRKKFNDDPQNPEKIKTIWGKGYLFVPSAW; this comes from the coding sequence ATGGAAAACTACGGCACGATTTTACTTGTAGAAGACGACGCTTCGCTCGCTCAGTGGGTTGCTGAGTATCTCACCAATCAAGGCTATCAGACCTTTTGTTGCCCAAGAGGTGACCTTGCAGTCGAAGAAGTGAAGAAACTAAATCCAGATATTGTACTGCTTGATGTCATGTTGCCAGGTCAAGATGGAATTAGTGTGTGCCGTTCACTGCGTCAGTTTTATCACAAACCAATATTAATGATGACCGCTAAAGACGAAGAAATGGACGAAGTAATCGGCCTTGAAGTGGGTGCCAGTGATTACATTATCAAACCTGTAAGACCTCGAGCTTTGCTCGCCCGAATTAAATCGTCTATGCGTCCAGCAGCTGAAAATGAACCACTTAAAAGCAACAATAAAACCATTGCCATTGGCGGGCTTATTATTGATACTGAGGCTCGTAAGGTGCTTTTAAAAGGTGAGGAAATCAATATTTCCACGTCAGAATACCTACTCCTTTCATTTTTAGCCTCTAATGCAGGTGAAGTACTTTCTCGTGATGCGGTGTTCAAAGCCACTAAAGGTCGAGAATACGATGGTCTGGATCGAAGCGTTGATGTTCTTATTTCAGCACTGCGCAAAAAGTTTAATGACGACCCGCAAAACCCCGAAAAAATTAAAACCATTTGGGGTAAGGGCTATTTGTTTGTTCCGAGTGCATGGTAA
- a CDS encoding DUF3019 domain-containing protein: MSFKWIPTKIWVLSLFILPQTKADNTSLPDSDPLFEVQPNICVALREGRPCYTEVTFQWQSPEASSYCIRNTETEQLIGCWENQLKTLIWFEFNETETQSYELINQQSGHTVATAEIQVQWVYTNRQKKRRWRLF, from the coding sequence ATGTCTTTTAAGTGGATCCCGACAAAAATTTGGGTCTTGTCCCTGTTTATTCTTCCACAAACAAAAGCGGATAATACTTCGTTGCCTGATTCCGATCCGCTTTTCGAAGTACAACCAAACATCTGCGTTGCACTTCGCGAAGGACGGCCATGCTACACTGAGGTGACATTCCAATGGCAATCGCCAGAAGCAAGCTCATACTGTATTCGTAACACAGAAACGGAACAACTCATTGGCTGTTGGGAAAATCAATTAAAAACACTGATTTGGTTTGAATTTAATGAAACTGAAACGCAATCCTATGAACTCATAAATCAACAGTCTGGTCACACTGTCGCAACTGCAGAAATTCAGGTACAGTGGGTTTATACGAACCGACAAAAGAAACGTCGATGGAGACTTTTTTAA
- a CDS encoding MipA/OmpV family protein: MAFTSQASNRLYADNNLDSSDGFLWDWTFGAEYYHEAPFLVGLNSDNNGLEFNVNLALSYNDFYLDFDQSQLTGGAVLGYKLLDSEPWSLDIIAVQLQSGFDEYGGAIYSGPLIKELEGITPRQADYDAGLRLTRTNGDTQLNLEILHDIAGAHQSLIVSTFISHIRPWKNWEFRSGVGLSYYPKTYTNYYFGVTPEEARAFRPVFEASNAFAMQFEFHAEYPISRHWVFLGGWLTTWFSSGIGDSPLVEQPYQHKAKVGIRYVF, translated from the coding sequence ATGGCATTCACTAGCCAAGCTTCCAATCGCTTGTACGCCGACAATAATTTAGACTCTAGCGATGGCTTTTTGTGGGACTGGACGTTTGGCGCAGAGTACTACCACGAAGCTCCATTTCTCGTTGGTTTGAATAGCGACAACAATGGTCTTGAATTTAACGTCAACCTAGCCCTTTCTTATAACGATTTCTATCTCGATTTTGATCAAAGCCAACTGACTGGCGGCGCGGTATTGGGCTACAAACTATTGGACTCAGAGCCATGGTCTTTGGACATTATTGCGGTGCAATTGCAGTCCGGTTTTGATGAATACGGTGGTGCAATTTATTCTGGACCACTGATTAAAGAATTAGAGGGGATAACGCCACGACAAGCCGATTACGACGCAGGCCTTCGCCTTACTCGGACGAATGGAGATACTCAACTTAACCTTGAAATATTGCACGACATTGCGGGTGCGCATCAAAGTTTAATTGTTTCAACGTTTATAAGTCACATTAGACCATGGAAAAACTGGGAGTTTCGAAGTGGTGTAGGTCTGAGTTACTACCCTAAAACGTATACAAATTACTATTTTGGTGTCACTCCAGAAGAAGCTCGGGCGTTTCGTCCCGTCTTTGAAGCATCAAATGCCTTTGCGATGCAATTTGAGTTTCACGCAGAGTATCCGATCAGTCGACATTGGGTCTTTTTAGGCGGCTGGCTTACAACTTGGTTTTCAAGTGGGATTGGAGACAGTCCGCTTGTAGAACAACCTTATCAGCATAAAGCCAAGGTAGGCATCCGATATGTCTTTTAA
- a CDS encoding serine hydrolase domain-containing protein, which translates to MKYLIFITLLFSTPLFAATNIAPATSWKQFLSDYSKQVESKLKAKSVPGAALTIVSVSNQNLVKGIGVTQIKNGSKVDIHTRFRLASVSKTFAGSLSAKLAAEGKLKLDALVSDYLPYFHGSNYQTLRVYHLLSHSSGLVPNAYDNLIESRMPYEDIKARLLNVEAICEPGKCYGYQNVMFSLVGDVIAAATGISYETWIRDFIFAPLSMKDGGIGYDNMVRDGNYALPHVKGRKRWHTAKLKANYYKVLPAAGVNASAADMEKWLEAQLGLQPAVLPLDGLVNQRRPYTLTKRELRRRTWRNYVNDAHYGLGWRIYDFDQETIYYHSGWVQGYRTDVVIMPRLQIGFSLLLNAEAAVLNELTTDFVEQVLKREQELNRNSAQLVAEED; encoded by the coding sequence ATGAAGTATCTGATTTTTATAACTTTACTATTCTCGACTCCACTCTTCGCAGCAACGAATATAGCGCCTGCGACCAGTTGGAAACAATTTCTAAGCGACTATTCTAAGCAGGTCGAGAGCAAACTTAAAGCAAAATCGGTGCCTGGGGCTGCTTTGACAATCGTGAGTGTGAGCAATCAAAACTTAGTGAAAGGGATAGGCGTTACACAAATTAAAAACGGTTCGAAAGTTGATATTCACACTCGATTTCGTCTTGCTTCCGTCTCTAAAACCTTTGCCGGCTCGCTTTCAGCAAAACTTGCGGCGGAAGGAAAATTGAAACTTGATGCTTTAGTATCCGACTATTTGCCATACTTTCATGGTTCCAATTATCAAACCTTGCGTGTTTACCATTTACTTAGCCATTCAAGCGGGTTAGTCCCGAATGCTTATGACAATTTAATTGAGTCTAGAATGCCTTATGAAGACATTAAGGCGCGATTGTTAAATGTTGAGGCCATTTGTGAGCCGGGCAAATGTTATGGCTATCAAAATGTGATGTTTAGCCTTGTTGGAGATGTGATTGCTGCAGCAACGGGCATTAGTTATGAAACATGGATCCGAGATTTCATTTTTGCCCCCTTATCCATGAAAGATGGAGGGATTGGTTACGATAACATGGTACGAGATGGAAATTATGCGCTCCCTCATGTTAAGGGTCGCAAGCGATGGCATACGGCTAAACTCAAAGCGAACTACTACAAGGTGTTACCTGCCGCAGGGGTCAATGCAAGTGCTGCCGATATGGAAAAATGGCTTGAAGCGCAGTTAGGGTTACAACCAGCGGTGTTACCACTTGATGGCCTGGTCAATCAACGTCGTCCGTATACGTTGACTAAACGAGAATTACGACGTCGTACATGGCGAAACTATGTGAATGACGCACATTATGGTTTGGGGTGGCGGATTTATGATTTTGACCAAGAAACTATTTATTATCACAGCGGATGGGTTCAAGGATACCGTACGGATGTGGTGATTATGCCACGTTTACAGATTGGGTTTAGCTTATTGCTGAATGCAGAAGCTGCTGTGCTGAACGAGTTGACGACAGATTTTGTTGAGCAGGTGCTCAAACGAGAACAAGAGTTGAACCGAAATTCGGCTCAACTCGTAGCAGAAGAAGATTAG
- the yhbY gene encoding ribosome assembly RNA-binding protein YhbY, whose translation MTLSNKQKQFLKGLAHDLKPVVLLGANGLTEGVLAEIDSALDIHELVKVKVPSEDREMKKLVIEAIVRESKAVKIQTIGHIVVLFRQTPDKKIQLPR comes from the coding sequence ATGACATTATCAAATAAACAAAAGCAGTTCCTTAAAGGGTTAGCACACGATCTTAAACCTGTGGTATTGCTCGGTGCGAATGGACTCACTGAAGGTGTACTAGCTGAAATTGACAGCGCTTTAGACATTCACGAACTGGTAAAAGTAAAAGTACCAAGCGAAGATCGCGAAATGAAAAAACTCGTTATCGAAGCGATTGTACGTGAATCAAAAGCCGTGAAAATTCAGACTATCGGCCACATTGTAGTACTTTTCCGCCAAACACCAGATAAGAAAATTCAGCTACCACGCTAA
- the rlmE gene encoding 23S rRNA (uridine(2552)-2'-O)-methyltransferase RlmE — translation MANKKHSASSKRWLKEHFDDPYVHEAQRRGYRSRAVFKLEEIQIKDKLIKSGMNVVDLGAAPGSWSQYLAEQIGERGEVIACDILPMDPLAGVAFLQGDFREEAVLNALLKRIDGKNIDVVFSDMAPNMSGNMSIDQAGSMYLVELALDMCHQVLKKEGAFAVKVFQGEGFDQFVQSVRDCFKTVKIRKPKASRPRSREVYIVATGYKL, via the coding sequence ATGGCTAATAAAAAGCACTCTGCAAGCTCGAAACGTTGGTTAAAAGAGCATTTTGATGATCCTTACGTACACGAAGCGCAGCGTAGAGGCTACCGTTCTAGAGCGGTTTTTAAGCTTGAAGAAATTCAAATCAAAGACAAACTAATTAAATCAGGTATGAATGTGGTTGACCTTGGTGCTGCACCGGGAAGTTGGTCACAGTACTTGGCAGAGCAAATTGGTGAGCGAGGTGAAGTCATCGCCTGCGATATATTGCCAATGGATCCACTCGCCGGAGTTGCATTTTTACAAGGTGATTTCCGTGAAGAAGCCGTGCTTAATGCGCTTTTAAAACGCATCGATGGCAAAAACATTGATGTGGTGTTTTCAGATATGGCACCGAATATGAGTGGAAACATGTCAATAGATCAAGCGGGTAGCATGTATTTGGTCGAACTGGCGCTCGACATGTGTCACCAAGTTTTGAAAAAAGAGGGTGCATTTGCGGTTAAAGTTTTCCAAGGTGAAGGTTTTGACCAATTTGTACAAAGTGTGCGCGATTGTTTTAAAACAGTAAAAATCCGCAAGCCAAAAGCGTCAAGACCACGTTCACGTGAGGTGTATATAGTGGCGACGGGCTATAAACTGTAG
- the ftsH gene encoding ATP-dependent zinc metalloprotease FtsH yields MAKNLILWLVIAVVLMSVFQSFNGGDQIDRQTSYTQFVKEARSGAIREVVIDRGTLSVTGVKSNGERFQTTMPMYDPDLLNDLLRNDVNVKGVQPEEQSLLANIFISWFPMLLLIGVWIFFMRQMQGGGGKGAMSFGKSKARLMSEDQVKTTFADVAGCDEAKEDVTELVDFLRDPSKFQKLGGKIPKGVLMVGPPGTGKTLLAKAVAGEAKVPFFTISGSDFVEMFVGVGASRVRDMFEQAKKAAPCIIFIDEIDAVGRKRGAGMGGGHDEREQTLNQMLVEMDGFEGNEGIIVIAATNRPDVLDPALLRPGRFDRQVVVGLPDVRGREQILKVHMRKVPLNENVDAATIARGTPGFSGADLANLVNEAALFAARGNKRLVSMAEFDAAKDKIMMGAERRSMVMSEQEKEMTAYHEAGHAIVGRLVPEHDPVYKVSIIPRGRALGVTMYLPEQDRVSHSKQHLESMISSLYGGRLAEAIIYGEDKVTTGASNDIERATEIARKMVTQWGLSTKLGPQLYIEESGEMYMGGGSSRASAMSDETAKLIDEEIKSVIDRNYSRAEQILKDNMDILHAMKDALMKYETIDAAQIDDLMARVEVREPRDAHDKRTTNKPSSSSENAKPVSENTETKLDDNL; encoded by the coding sequence ATGGCGAAAAATCTCATACTCTGGCTGGTAATAGCGGTCGTGCTAATGTCAGTGTTTCAGAGTTTTAACGGTGGCGATCAAATCGATCGTCAAACTAGTTACACTCAATTTGTCAAAGAAGCACGCAGCGGGGCAATCCGTGAAGTGGTCATTGACCGTGGTACGTTAAGTGTTACCGGTGTAAAGAGCAACGGCGAACGTTTCCAAACAACAATGCCAATGTATGATCCAGATCTGCTTAACGATCTGTTACGTAATGACGTTAACGTCAAAGGTGTTCAACCTGAAGAACAATCGCTACTCGCGAATATCTTCATTTCATGGTTCCCAATGTTACTGCTTATTGGTGTATGGATTTTCTTCATGCGTCAAATGCAAGGCGGCGGTGGTAAAGGCGCGATGTCTTTCGGTAAGAGTAAAGCGCGTCTAATGAGTGAAGACCAAGTCAAAACGACTTTTGCTGATGTTGCTGGTTGTGATGAAGCGAAGGAAGACGTTACGGAGCTAGTTGACTTCCTTCGTGACCCATCAAAGTTCCAAAAGCTTGGCGGTAAAATTCCGAAAGGCGTGTTGATGGTGGGTCCACCTGGTACGGGTAAAACATTACTTGCGAAAGCGGTTGCAGGCGAAGCAAAAGTCCCATTTTTTACGATTTCAGGTTCTGACTTCGTTGAAATGTTCGTTGGTGTTGGCGCATCACGTGTTCGTGATATGTTCGAGCAAGCTAAGAAAGCTGCTCCATGTATCATCTTTATCGATGAGATTGATGCAGTAGGCCGCAAACGTGGTGCTGGCATGGGTGGCGGTCACGATGAGCGTGAACAAACGCTCAACCAGATGCTTGTAGAAATGGATGGTTTCGAAGGTAATGAAGGCATTATCGTTATTGCTGCGACAAACCGCCCTGATGTACTTGACCCAGCATTATTACGTCCAGGTCGTTTTGACCGTCAGGTCGTTGTTGGTCTACCGGATGTCCGTGGTCGTGAGCAAATTCTGAAAGTGCATATGCGTAAAGTGCCGTTGAACGAAAATGTTGATGCGGCAACGATTGCACGCGGTACACCTGGGTTCTCAGGTGCAGACCTTGCAAACCTAGTTAACGAAGCTGCATTGTTTGCTGCTCGTGGCAACAAGCGACTCGTCAGCATGGCAGAGTTTGATGCGGCAAAAGACAAAATAATGATGGGTGCAGAGCGTCGTTCAATGGTAATGAGCGAGCAAGAAAAAGAAATGACAGCCTACCACGAAGCAGGTCACGCTATTGTTGGTCGTTTGGTTCCTGAGCACGATCCTGTTTATAAAGTGTCAATTATTCCTCGAGGCCGTGCACTTGGTGTCACTATGTATTTGCCAGAACAAGACCGCGTAAGTCACTCTAAACAACACTTAGAGTCAATGATTTCAAGTCTTTATGGTGGCCGTTTAGCTGAAGCGATTATTTACGGTGAAGACAAAGTGACGACGGGTGCGAGCAATGACATCGAACGTGCGACAGAAATTGCCCGTAAGATGGTCACTCAGTGGGGTTTAAGCACGAAGTTAGGTCCACAGCTTTACATCGAAGAAAGCGGTGAAATGTACATGGGCGGTGGTTCTTCAAGAGCTTCGGCGATGTCAGATGAAACGGCTAAACTTATTGATGAAGAAATCAAATCAGTTATTGATCGTAACTATTCACGCGCAGAGCAAATTCTAAAAGACAACATGGATATTCTGCACGCAATGAAAGACGCATTGATGAAATATGAAACGATCGATGCGGCTCAAATTGATGACTTAATGGCGCGAGTTGAAGTCCGCGAGCCTCGTGACGCCCACGATAAACGCACGACAAATAAGCCTTCGTCAAGCAGCGAAAATGCAAAGCCTGTTTCAGAAAATACGGAAACCAAGCTTGATGATAACCTGTAA
- the folP gene encoding dihydropteroate synthase: MFTLQLPRGRTLSLARPIVMGILNVTPDSFSDGGKFNQIDNAVKQALTLLEEGAQIIDIGGESTRPGAPDVSLQDELQRVIPVVNAIRAVSDCVISIDTSKPEVMEQAIEAGADIINDVRALQEVGALAVLARYPDVPVCLMHMKGAPRTMQAAPHYDNLLAEIHAFLEVRIEACISAGIQRERIILDPGFGFGKTLTHNFGLLGEFDAFERHKLPLLAGLSRKSMFGQLLNRDANERLAASLAGAMLCAQKGAHIIRVHDVKETVDVLDVLHAACNGVEHE, translated from the coding sequence ATGTTTACTTTGCAATTACCCAGAGGTAGAACACTTAGCCTCGCACGCCCTATTGTGATGGGCATACTGAATGTGACTCCTGATTCGTTCTCAGACGGTGGCAAGTTCAATCAAATCGACAACGCTGTCAAACAGGCACTTACTTTGCTCGAGGAAGGGGCACAGATTATTGACATTGGTGGCGAAAGTACGCGACCAGGTGCACCTGATGTTTCCTTACAAGATGAATTGCAACGTGTCATTCCAGTTGTCAACGCAATTAGAGCGGTTTCAGATTGTGTTATCTCAATAGACACGAGTAAACCTGAAGTCATGGAGCAGGCAATTGAAGCTGGCGCTGATATCATTAATGATGTTCGTGCACTCCAAGAAGTAGGCGCTTTAGCGGTGTTGGCTAGGTATCCTGATGTACCAGTTTGCTTGATGCATATGAAAGGAGCTCCAAGAACGATGCAAGCCGCTCCTCATTACGACAATTTATTGGCTGAGATCCATGCATTCTTGGAAGTGCGAATAGAAGCCTGTATTTCAGCTGGTATTCAACGAGAGCGAATTATTCTTGACCCTGGTTTTGGCTTTGGCAAAACCCTTACCCATAACTTTGGTCTGCTTGGTGAATTTGATGCTTTCGAGCGTCACAAACTCCCTTTATTGGCGGGATTGTCTCGCAAGTCAATGTTTGGCCAATTATTAAATCGTGACGCGAATGAGCGATTGGCAGCAAGCCTTGCTGGCGCCATGTTGTGTGCCCAGAAAGGCGCGCACATCATTCGAGTCCATGATGTGAAAGAAACAGTTGATGTTTTAGATGTATTACATGCCGCGTGCAACGGAGTAGAGCATGAGTAA
- the glmM gene encoding phosphoglucosamine mutase, with protein sequence MSNRKYFGTDGVRGLVGEFPITPEFALKLGWAAGKVLSKQGTKKVIIGKDTRISGYLLETSLEAGLIAAGIDVVLLGPMPTPAVAYLTQTFRAEAGIVISASHNPYHDNGIKFFSGKGTKLPDEVELQIEAMIEQTMTCVASDKLGKARRLENADGRYIEFCKGQFPKELSLEGLKIVLDCANGATYHIAPAVMRELGAEVICHACTPDGVNINLECGATHVDSLKRKVLEHNADVGIAYDGDGDRVMMVDHQGRVFDGDDIVYIIANQANETGQLGGGVVGTVMSNMGLENALKERGIEFARSKVGDRYVLELLKEKGWKIGGESSGHVLNLDLIATGDGIVSSLQVLAAMVAQNKTLHDLRDGFTKYPMKMINVRYPQGTDPTTHEAVLAAVANVEQKLAGKGRVLLRKSGTEPVVRVMVEALQEKQVIDFATEIAKVVESVSS encoded by the coding sequence ATGAGTAATAGAAAATATTTTGGTACGGACGGTGTTCGTGGCCTTGTTGGGGAATTCCCAATTACCCCTGAATTTGCCCTCAAATTAGGTTGGGCTGCAGGAAAAGTACTTTCAAAACAAGGTACCAAAAAGGTCATTATTGGAAAAGACACGCGTATTTCGGGTTACTTGCTAGAAACGTCGTTAGAAGCTGGGCTCATTGCTGCAGGTATAGACGTTGTCTTGTTAGGCCCTATGCCGACGCCTGCCGTTGCCTATTTAACCCAAACTTTCCGCGCCGAAGCAGGCATTGTTATTAGTGCCTCTCATAATCCTTATCATGACAACGGGATAAAATTTTTTAGCGGTAAAGGGACTAAATTACCTGATGAAGTTGAGCTGCAAATTGAGGCTATGATTGAACAGACTATGACATGCGTAGCTTCAGACAAATTGGGCAAAGCGCGTCGATTAGAAAATGCTGATGGCCGCTATATCGAATTCTGTAAAGGCCAATTTCCCAAAGAGCTGTCGCTAGAAGGTTTAAAAATTGTTTTAGACTGCGCGAACGGCGCGACGTATCACATCGCACCTGCTGTTATGCGTGAGTTGGGAGCAGAAGTAATTTGTCATGCTTGTACTCCTGATGGCGTAAACATCAATTTAGAATGCGGCGCGACTCACGTAGATTCGCTGAAACGCAAGGTACTAGAACACAATGCTGATGTTGGTATTGCGTATGACGGTGACGGTGACCGTGTGATGATGGTTGATCATCAAGGTCGCGTATTTGACGGTGATGACATTGTTTACATTATCGCAAATCAAGCCAACGAGACTGGCCAACTAGGTGGTGGTGTGGTCGGTACCGTGATGTCGAACATGGGTCTTGAAAATGCGTTGAAAGAGCGCGGTATTGAGTTTGCTCGTTCAAAAGTGGGTGATCGCTATGTTCTTGAACTGTTAAAAGAAAAAGGATGGAAAATCGGTGGCGAGAGTTCAGGTCACGTACTGAATTTGGATTTGATTGCTACAGGTGACGGTATTGTATCAAGCTTGCAAGTACTCGCTGCAATGGTCGCACAAAACAAGACACTTCATGATCTTCGTGACGGCTTTACTAAATACCCAATGAAAATGATTAATGTTCGTTACCCTCAAGGAACGGATCCGACAACACACGAAGCAGTTCTTGCCGCAGTGGCAAATGTGGAGCAAAAGTTGGCCGGAAAAGGGCGTGTATTACTGCGTAAATCGGGGACTGAACCGGTGGTCCGAGTAATGGTTGAAGCGCTTCAAGAGAAACAGGTGATCGATTTTGCAACGGAAATTGCTAAAGTTGTTGAATCTGTGAGCAGCTAA
- the tpiA gene encoding triose-phosphate isomerase — protein MTQRKRIVAGNWKMNGNLSLIETFSSTIQPKEFPGVEVVVFPPFPLLLNVAAKGLKTGSQTVSEHDAGAYTGEVEAKLVAELGGEYCLVGHSERRTLYKESNEVLVAKFAKAQEAGLTPVLCVGETESEREAGLTEEVIAVQLNAVINQLGVASLENSVVAYEPVWAIGTGKTATPEQAQQVHKFIRELIAQSDASLAAKLPLLYGGSVNDENCDLLFAQPDIDGGLIGGASLKPEAFKRICESAVGNV, from the coding sequence ATGACGCAGAGAAAGCGAATTGTCGCTGGTAATTGGAAAATGAATGGCAATTTAAGCCTAATAGAGACATTTTCTAGCACAATTCAACCAAAAGAATTTCCAGGTGTAGAAGTTGTTGTTTTTCCTCCATTTCCACTGCTATTGAACGTAGCAGCGAAAGGACTTAAAACAGGCAGTCAGACTGTTTCAGAACATGATGCTGGAGCCTACACTGGTGAAGTCGAAGCGAAGTTAGTCGCAGAGCTTGGCGGTGAGTACTGTCTTGTTGGTCACTCTGAGCGCAGAACGTTATACAAAGAATCAAATGAAGTACTCGTGGCAAAATTTGCCAAAGCACAGGAAGCTGGATTAACACCCGTTTTGTGTGTTGGTGAAACAGAGTCAGAGCGCGAAGCAGGTTTGACCGAAGAGGTCATTGCTGTGCAGCTAAATGCGGTAATAAACCAATTAGGTGTAGCGTCGCTCGAAAACTCTGTGGTAGCATACGAGCCCGTTTGGGCTATTGGGACAGGTAAAACTGCCACGCCTGAGCAAGCACAACAAGTGCATAAATTTATTCGTGAGTTGATTGCGCAATCTGATGCGTCTCTCGCGGCTAAACTACCGCTACTTTATGGTGGTAGTGTAAACGACGAAAATTGTGATTTATTATTCGCACAACCAGATATTGATGGTGGCCTAATTGGTGGCGCAAGCCTAAAACCAGAGGCTTTCAAACGTATCTGTGAAAGTGCAGTAGGGAATGTGTAG
- the secG gene encoding preprotein translocase subunit SecG, whose translation MYEVLLVVYLIVALALIGMVLIQQGKGADMGSSFGAGASATVFGSSGAGNFMTKTTTILATVFFVLSIVLGNLTAGQIKKTDEWENLQAPVSTEQAAPASDVPVSEEKPATDVPN comes from the coding sequence ATGTACGAAGTATTATTAGTCGTCTATTTAATTGTTGCTTTAGCCCTGATCGGAATGGTGTTAATTCAGCAAGGTAAAGGCGCAGACATGGGTTCGTCATTCGGCGCGGGCGCTTCAGCAACCGTGTTCGGTTCATCAGGTGCTGGCAACTTCATGACGAAAACAACAACGATTTTAGCGACAGTGTTTTTCGTACTTAGCATTGTTCTTGGTAACCTAACTGCCGGTCAAATTAAAAAGACTGACGAGTGGGAAAACCTACAAGCACCAGTTTCGACAGAGCAGGCAGCGCCAGCTTCTGACGTACCGGTTAGCGAAGAGAAACCAGCTACAGACGTTCCTAACTAA